One region of Brachyhypopomus gauderio isolate BG-103 chromosome 9, BGAUD_0.2, whole genome shotgun sequence genomic DNA includes:
- the LOC143522372 gene encoding uncharacterized protein LOC143522372, whose product MDYKTMFRDVLVRSQTYEKELQQLEASKHRALEEMQQMFEAELEETTHELDQCRDKLQQQEREFEETKNQMEAESNFELEEMRAQYECRLREEEEKHYYLVDTAAYRKVKIIDLENKIKNKNLEISQLMEYKQKLQEDVQSRDKDIVALKSEIQEKDMIIQDKETHIQDLEWKYQDLEKTKIELDENLKHLKTQIEPREIYLKETEKKIREMTAALKQYKLQNIQLHVSNDELKRMLKAKEKELNTERQKVKNGETLVCRIKSDIINCIRVLQEPKKLKETVRKLYEHHVQGSDVCQEEKVSADVQSEFRRQRDYLEKKVASLTRKLAENEQKHKSRYDKLAEENFLLIREINEQRLAQDHVKKQTRAVQTQARGTLSKSSTHHKTMAERAVTQLTSEDKTEQKIQLRRPKIERLKLRGQGLSPPLPALSPSTKLPALKLPALKP is encoded by the exons ATGGACTACAAGACAATGTTCCGGGATGTGCTGGTGAGGTCTCAGACCTACGAGAaggagctgcagcagctggaGGCTAGCAAGCACCGAGCCCTGGAGGAGATGCAGCAGATGTTCGAGGCCGAGCTGGAGGAGACGACGCACGAGTTGGACCAG TGCCGTGACAAGTTGCAGCAGCAGGAGCGCGAGTTTGAGGAGACTAAAAATCAAATGGAGGCGGAAAGCAACTTTGAGCTGGAGGAAATGCGCGCCCAGTACGAGTGCAGGCTGcgcgaggaggaagagaagcACTACTATCTCGTGGACACGGCGGCATACAGAAAGGTCAAG ATTATTGACCTGGAGAACAAaatcaagaacaagaacctggAGATCAGTCAACTAATGGAGTATAAGCAGAAGCTGCAGGAGGATGTCCAGTCACGGGACAAGGACATCGTGGCCCTGAAGTCGGAGATCCAGGAGAAGGACATGATCATCCAGGACAAG gaaacacacattcaggacTTGGAATGGAAGTACCAGGACCTGGAGAAGACTAAGATTGAACTGGATGAAAACCTTAAACATCTGAAGACCCAAATCGAGCCGAGAGAGATTTACCTCAAAGAGACGGAGAAAAAGATCCGGGAG ATGACGGCTGCGTTGAAGCAGTACAAGTTGCAGAACATCCAGCTACATGTGAGCAATGATGAACTCAAGCGGATGCTGAAAGCTAAAGAAAAGGAATtgaacacagagaggcagaag GTCAAGAACGGCGAGACCCTGGTCTGCAGGATAAAGTCAGACATCATTAACTGCATTAGGGTATTACAAGAACCAAAGAAGTTAAAGGAAACTGTCCGCAAGCTGTATGAACATCATGTTCAAGGGTCTGATGTG TGCCAGGAGGAGAAAGTCAGTGCAGACGTCCAGTCTGAGTTCCGCAGGCAGAGGGATTATCTCGAGAAGAAGGTGGCATCCCTGACCAGGAAGCTGGCTgaaaatgaacaaaagcacaaatcaCGCTATGACAAGCTCGCGGAG GAGAACTTCTTGCTGATCAGGGAGATCAATGAGCAGCGGTTGGCCCAGGATCACGTCAAGAAGCAAACGCGTGCCGTCCAGACTCAAGCCAGAGGGACCTTGTCCAagagctccacccaccacaaGA CAATGGCAGAGAGGGCAGTTACGCAGCTGACCTCGGAGGACAAGACCGAGCAGAAGATCCAGTTACGGCGACCCAAGATCGAGAGGCTGAAGCTTCGTGGCCAAGGCCTTTCTCCGCCCCTCCCGGCCCTGTCGCCTAGCACCAAACTGCCCGCCCTCAAACTGCCCGCCCTCAAGCCGTGA
- the LOC143522530 gene encoding uncharacterized protein LOC143522530, with amino-acid sequence MSFDDNHLLYTGNGLFMGNPVQNIPVHPVRAAGHIPTFGGVVPPLVSPWTYYGNYPQPNLMVLGGLPHSAFGQSQQLQTMPSPQSTFVPLRKQEESRTDQAKRKISFDVYDPGNFEARLRKMIEEEGSCNSPQHKRLGHKDNDWTTGKDVTELGVPKTSVMVGDPESSHAHSKRKRKASSQENNREDLRCESKSPVEHERKDAGKRQISKRKKEKGANNKNESKKKRADAEQAVARTIQGKGKNRKQVTSGTSAATNAGSTEVSQTSRKKLVQQLAQSIQVFHELGPKPSKGDSGDKKVKNLQTPTSWRTCAVKDSPGLGGMHEESTQKNTAQERATPSPAGELPICSKQLHLSNRAVRGRPNISKIVAFTRKLKNRLRKNLQNQLVRRIRTRPFPKSHSKTTSATDCSIIVVPNQGEEKDTTKSTTLQQKVEETETTRLTTLQQNEANGVPLKSLQHNTSPTRDDWSLMGFMNRMGLKTRNQ; translated from the exons CCAGAACATTCCAGTCCATCCTGTCAGAGCTGCTG GACACATCCCAACATTTGGAGGTGTGGTTCCCCCACTGGTGTCTCCGTGGACGTATTATGGGAATTACCCACAACCAAACCTGATGGTTCTAGGAGGACTCCCCCACTCAGCCTTTGGCCAGAGTCAGCAGCTCCAGACCATGCCCAGCCCACAGAGCACTTTTGTCCcactcaggaaacaggaggaGAGCAGGACAGACCAGGCAAagcgtaaaataagttttgatGTGTATGATCCTGGGAACTTTGAAGCCAGACTCAGAAAGATGATAGAGGAAGAAGGGTCCTGCAATTCACCTCAACATAAGAGATTAGGTCATAAAGACAATGACTGGACCACAGGAAAGGACGTCACAGAACTCGGAGTCCCTAAGACGTCAGTGATGGTGGGAGACCCTGAATcatcacatgcacacagcaagaggaagaggaaggccaGCAGCCAAGAGAACAACAGAGAAGATTTGAGATGTGAGAGTAAGAGTCCAGTAGAACATGAGAGGAAAGATGCAGGGAAGAGGCAGATTagtaagagaaagaaagagaaaggtgCCAATAATAAGAATGAGAGTAAAAAAAAGAGGGCAGATGCTGAACAGGCTGTTGCCAGGACCATCCAGGGAAAGGgaaaaaacaggaaacaggTCACCTCAGGAACATCCGCTGCCACAAACGCTGGGTCCACTGAGGTGAGCCAGACAAGTAGAAAGAAACTTGTTCAACAATTGGCGCAGTCCATCCAGGTTTTCCATGAGCTTGGACCCAAACCAAGTAAAGGTGACTCAGGTGACAAAAAAGTCAAGAACCTGCAGACACCAACATCATGGAGAACTTGTGCGGTAAAGGACTCACCTGGACTGGGAGGCATGCATGAGGAGAGCACTcaaaaaaacacagcacaggaGAGAGCTACACCCTCTCCGGCAGGAGAGCTTCCAATATGCTCGAAGCAACTGCATCTCTCAAACCGAGCTGTTCGGGGTAGGCCAAATATTTCCAAGATCGTGGCCTTCACAAGAAAATTGAAGAACAGACTGAGAAAAAATCTCCAGAATCAGTTGGTCCGACGCATCAGGACGCGGCCCTTTCCAAAGTCACACAGCAAGACCACTTCAGCCACTGACTGCTCCATCATTGTTGTTCCCAATCagggagaagagaaagacaCCACAAAGTCCACCACACTGcagcagaaggtggaggagacagagaccacgAGGTTGACCACATTGCAGCAGAATGAAGCCAACGGGGTCCCCCTTAAGAGCCTGCAGCACAACACCTCCCCTACCAGAGATGACTGGTCTTTAATGGGCTTCATGAACCGCATGGGCCTAAAGACCAGGAATCAGTAA